From the Macaca nemestrina isolate mMacNem1 chromosome 2, mMacNem.hap1, whole genome shotgun sequence genome, the window CGATTGTATTTTTTACATTGGTGTTAGTTTGGCTGCATTTACCACTGCAGCTGGGGCCAGACAAGGGCTTAGGTATTAAATAGTACCAGACAGGTAGTAAGCACTGAAATAATTGTTCAATAAACAGCTGTCAGAGAATGTACTCCTTAAGAACAGGCTCTGTCTTATTGACTGTTGTATTCTCTGCACATTAACATAATGCCTGGCTCATAGCTAACACTTGCTTGTTGAACAACTGATTGTAGAATCTGTACTCTAAGAGCTCACAGTTTAATGAGGAAAGAGAtttatgttcattcattcaacgtCCAGCAAATGTTTGCTGTCACTCTGACAGCAGTGATTCCCAACACAGGCCGCTTCTGCTTCTGTGTTATTAGGGTGTTAATAAGTTTTTAACATTGAATCAAGGTAATACTAAGAAAGAGAAACTACTACTTAATGATTAATAAACTATTTATTTAGGCAGGAATACATATAGTCATCATTGCCAGACTTAACATGAGAGCTGAAATGTTCGATCCAATTTGCCTTCCCGgataagtttttctttcttatcctgtatagacagaaaaaaagtacattaaaaacaatatattctGCCAGTTGGCTatattagataaaaataaataataaaaaagacaagaaaaactgCATTTTGGCACAACCCATGATACAACTGACAAAGAGAATGAAACACTCCAAACCTAATTGCAATCCCGCTGTCTAAAGCCCAGGGAGTGTGCGAAGAAATAGTAATCTAAGGAACTAAAGAGACAGTAAGAAAATGCTCCTATTCAAAAACATCTTACTCACATTTTAGTCATTAGAAATATATTATCCCACTTAAAAGCATACACTGACAGCAAAATGCAAACACTTTCTGGGAAAGTGTGGACTACCTTTCTGCTAAGTAGATCATTTACTAGATAATCAAAATACACGAGCTCTAATGGGAAAGCAGATGGGCCAGTTAAAGACAAAGCTAGATGAGTGGGCTCCAGTGGCAACACAATCCTGGGGGCTGCAGCTCAGGCTTTAGTACCAGATGTGGAACAGTTTGGTGCCAAAGATCAGCTTGACTTTCTCTACAATCATATACCCAGGCTGCTGATGGCAGCTATTCCCCACAGGCAGCTTGTGCTTCTCTGTCCCTAGAGTATTAATAGGTTTTAACATTAATTCGCAAAATGTGACCAACGTAAACAGAATTCACACAAACAGGAAACGCACTAAATGATTTATGTATTCTGCTAATACTTCACCCAATAAacatcatcttttttaaaaacaaatgaactaagaaaaatagacaaaggtAACTGAAAACTTTGTTTTAACTCCTGCTGGAAaggaataaagataaaagaagagaggaagggaaggcagcGTACAGCCCCAAGGTGGGAGGGGCACTGGTGGAGAAGGAGCTGCAGCTGGCCCCTAGCGAGGGACCCTGTCACTCAAATACTAAACATCTGGTCTGAATACTTACCCTGTCAGCTTTGATAATACAATACAGGAAGATGAGGGGCCCGATTCCAAACAGAGCTCCCAGGAGTGAGTTTTTAGGAGTAGGTCTGAAATTAGGATAGACATTTATTCTTGCATAGGTCCAACGAAACAAGGCAGGATTTTcctaaaattaatgaaaacaaagagctATAGAGCTTAAGAAGGATCACATTGAGAAACAAATTCATAGGGACTTCTGTGAAGGAGCACAGACACATTTTGTTCTCTAGAACAGTTAAGGGTATATCATGAATACTCCTAAACAGTTTCAGGAAAGATCTTTCATTTCTGGTGTTTTTCGAATTCTGATGATCGTGTTCAAATCCTCCAGTATGTAGAAGGCTCATATCACCAATTAGCTTTCTGTTTACTTAAGAATCCTAATCTTTAAACTCTCATAGAAGCCACTTTttctcctttgtcatttttatctATTCTTCTCTGGACTGTTCTTAGCGTCATTGTCAAGTGTGACCATCAGAACCATGCAGTATTCCCAATGAAGAGAAACAGATTTCATATGCTCTACCATGCTTTGTATTTTGTTTCCAGGATCCTTTCTAATGCTATTACCAAAATAGTCTTTCCAGGCTACAAATAAGCTGTAGGAAAATGAAGGAGGGGGTAGGCTAGCTGAACTGTAAGTTTTTTAAGCTGACTTGactgatattttaaaagcattaattCAGACATTTCACACTATTAAAAGTTTTGTAGAAAGGTCAaagttgttaaagaaaaataatcagactGTCTTGGTTAAGAAAATAATTGtccattttcatatatttatactAGAATAACTATCCATGGACAGCAAATCTACCCACAAAaacataattaaatttaattagcTAAATGCCCAAGTGATTTTACAAAATTAGTCTCCCCAATTAACTGAcagataaaaataagcaaataaaatcagCTTTCAGACTTTAGTATATAACATGCATATTCAAGGTCCTAACCAACATCAAGAAGTCATGATTTGTAGAACTAAAATAATTTCACAGTCATATTTCAAACTAAATTACAACAATTTTACCCTGAGATAATCAGCTGCAGCtcagaagttttaaaaacaaaaaaaccaaaaaaact encodes:
- the LOC105470317 gene encoding NADH dehydrogenase [ubiquinone] 1 beta subcomplex subunit 4 → MSTSKYKPSHLATLPESLDPAEYDTSLETRRAQAERLAIRARLKREYLLQYNDPNRRGLIENPALFRWTYARINVYPNFRPTPKNSLLGALFGIGPLIFLYCIIKADRDKKEKLIREGKLDRTFQLSC